CAAAACCTTTATTTTGCCGTTTAAAGCTTCTATGGCTTTTTTAACAATAAAAAGGCCTAATCCAACACCAGATTTTTTTTCAGAAAAAAAAGGCTCAAAGATTGTATTTGTATCATTAAGTGCACAACCATCATCTTTAACAATGATTACCAATTTATTATTAAAAACACTAACAAACAACTCAACAGATGTTTTTGCAGCTTCTATAGCATTGGTAAGTAAATTTGTAATTATGCTTCTTAGTAAATTTCTATCGGATACAATTATTAGAGATTGTACATTTTTTATAAATGTTACATTATATGTAACTAGTTTATTTATTATTTCCTTTTCTATTTGTTCAATAAGTTCGTTTAGTTTTATTTTTTCTTTTTTTGCTATAACTTTTTTTGATATAAGCAACGTATTTGTAATAATTTCGTCAATTCGCTGAATATTTGTATTTATGTTTTTTACAATTTCTTTTTTATCGCTTTCATTTTCTTCAAGGAGTGAAATAAATAACTGTATACTTGCAAGTGGATTTCGTATATCATGCGCAATGCTTGCTGCCATTCGACCAAGCGTTGCAAGTTTTTCTTTCTGTTTATTTTCAAGTTCCAATGCTTCAAGCTTTGTAATATCTTCAAAGACAAGCACAGCTCCAATTATTAAGTCTTTATCGTACACACG
The sequence above is drawn from the Desulfurella sp. genome and encodes:
- a CDS encoding ATP-binding protein, which codes for MNKNLENLEYIFEKLIETTQNLEKSHELLKQKISYLEAKLENNRKYLENILNSITNGVCTIDINLNIIFLNPAAKKILNIGDYQNKSLKDIFNIDAKNIDEVLNYFNEYEVYSIKSDIINVKKLKINASRVYDKDLIIGAVLVFEDITKLEALELENKQKEKLATLGRMAASIAHDIRNPLASIQLFISLLEENESDKKEIVKNINTNIQRIDEIITNTLLISKKVIAKKEKIKLNELIEQIEKEIINKLVTYNVTFIKNVQSLIIVSDRNLLRSIITNLLTNAIEAAKTSVELFVSVFNNKLVIIVKDDGCALNDTNTIFEPFFSEKKSGVGLGLFIVKKAIEALNGKIKVLNAKKTIFIAMINV